The Spirulina subsalsa PCC 9445 region CTTTACCGACACTTTTCAGGGAGAGGCGATCGCAGAATTTGCCAAAAATGAACTGAACCTTACCCAGGCCGCCATCCTTTACGACGATGCCAGCAACTACAACAAATTCCTCGCCGAAACCTTCCAACAAGCTTTTACCCAACGAGGCGGCCAAATCGTCGCCCTAGAGTCCTACATCACCAACGAAACCAACTTTGAACCCCAACTCACCCGCATCCGCGACAGTGGGGCAGAATTAATCTTTCTCCCCAACTATCCCGTCGAAGTCATCGAACAAGCCCGACAAATCCGCCAACTGGGCATAGATGCCATCTTACTGGGGGGGGATGCTTGGTCCGGTTTCGCCCAATACGACGAACCGGCCCTAGATGGCTCTTACTACAGCGCAGACTGGGCTTTAGACCTCGATAATCCCCAAATGCCCGACTTTCTCGCCCGCTATCAAGCCACCTACGACACCCTCCCCACCTCCGCCGCCGCCCTCAGTTACGACACCATCGGTTTAATCGCCGCCGCCATGCGCCAAGCCAACGACAGCACCCCCCAAGGCATCCGCGAGGGGTTAAGCACCATGCGCGACTATCCGGGGGTGACAGGATTAATTTCTTATCAAGACAGTGGAGATCCCCAAAAAGGGGCGGTTATCTTGCGCTTAGAAGCCGGGAACGCGGTATTTGATCGGCAGGTTATGCCCTGATGTCCTGCCACAGTGCATCAACGAGCAGGGGAGACGAGAAATTAAGACTTATTCCCTATTCCCTGTTTCCCACCCGGAGCAGAGTTATTCAGCAAGCCCTATCTAAACTTGATAGTGCGTTTTACCTGAATAAATGGTTAACTTCGCCCTATAGTTATCCTTGAACCTTCGTTTTGCATTTTGCACATCTGTAGAACTTAAGGGGCATTTTGTACAAGAAATGATGCAATAGATTTCACGAGATTTTAAGGATTATTGTTCTCTTCCGTACATTCTGGAAATTCCATAAACTATTCTATCTCCAGCAAATTGTCAAATTGAATAGCTAAATCCTGAGACACAGAATCAATAACTTCAGCCTCAATTAGTCCTGTTTCTGAAGAAATTATATTATTACAAGTCCCATTGGATAAACTATAGACAGCCATTTCATCAGGATTTAAGAAACGAGACTCAGGCACAATTTTTGTGATTCGTTTTAACTGCTCCTTCTGGGCAGCTTTAGCTAACATCCCTGCTTGTAGTAAATTATTAAATGCAGTCAGAATATAAGGACTATGTGTGGTTATAAAAAATTGTATTCTGTCTTTTCTAAAATTATAAACTGTTGCTATTAAATCAACTATGTCTTTCTGGGCAGTTGGGAATAAATGTGCTTCTGGTTCTTCAATATAAGTGGACTGACCTGTTAAACCACGACCAAAAAAGGGAATACTTTCTAAAATCAGCGTCAATGGTAAAGCTTCTTGTTGTCCAGAAGAACAGTTAGACAATAGAACTTGACGACCATCACTCATTTTCAAATAATCTTTACCATCAAAACTCAAATATTTTCCTAACAATATCTTACTTTTAAGCGATTCTACATCAGCAAAAAAAGCATTGCTTTCAGGTTTAATTCTATTCATTCTAACAGAATTTTTCACCGTATCATAATAATCCCCAAAGTCCACTAAAAACGGATCAATATTTTTACTTTTCTGAC contains the following coding sequences:
- a CDS encoding ABC transporter substrate-binding protein, whose product is MWQRWSRGKRFLLWMVSGVIASLLACSSPPTNLPIGLIAPLSGDLAPTSGTPTLQGAELAVNVLNEAGGVELDGRRYTFTLVPADDEDNPNQAVAVANRLINQEQVVVLVGMPLSRIAIPVSQVAENAQIPMISSKSTNPATTQDKDYVFRVTFTDTFQGEAIAEFAKNELNLTQAAILYDDASNYNKFLAETFQQAFTQRGGQIVALESYITNETNFEPQLTRIRDSGAELIFLPNYPVEVIEQARQIRQLGIDAILLGGDAWSGFAQYDEPALDGSYYSADWALDLDNPQMPDFLARYQATYDTLPTSAAALSYDTIGLIAAAMRQANDSTPQGIREGLSTMRDYPGVTGLISYQDSGDPQKGAVILRLEAGNAVFDRQVMP
- a CDS encoding AAA family ATPase — its product is MKNSVRMNRIKPESNAFFADVESLKSKILLGKYLSFDGKDYLKMSDGRQVLLSNCSSGQQEALPLTLILESIPFFGRGLTGQSTYIEEPEAHLFPTAQKDIVDLIATVYNFRKDRIQFFITTHSPYILTAFNNLLQAGMLAKAAQKEQLKRITKIVPESRFLNPDEMAVYSLSNGTCNNIISSETGLIEAEVIDSVSQDLAIQFDNLLEIE